From the genome of Vicia villosa cultivar HV-30 ecotype Madison, WI linkage group LG2, Vvil1.0, whole genome shotgun sequence, one region includes:
- the LOC131646971 gene encoding exosome complex component RRP41-like has translation MAVKSGMTPATYSPSPTTGKKKSPLFKEDWIRPDGRGFHQCRPAFFRNGAVNAASGSAYAEFGNTKVIVSVFGPRESKKAMLYSDTGRLNCNVSYTTFATPVRGQGSDHKEYSSMLHKALEGAIILESFPKTTVDVFALVLESSGSDLPVIISVASLALADAGILMYDLVAAVSVSCIGKSLIIDPISEEENCQDGSLMITCMPSRYEITQLAVTGDWSALKINEGMQLCLDACAKLGKIMRSCLKESASDAQDESS, from the coding sequence ATGGCGGTTAAAAGTGGAATGACTCCGGCGACATACTCTCCATCTCCAACAACTGGTAAAAAGAAATCACCACTTTTCAAGGAAGATTGGATCCGCCCCGATGGCCGTGGCTTCCACCAGTGTAGACCTGCCTTTTTCAGGAATGGTGCTGTGAATGCTGCATCAGGATCAGCATATGCTGAGTTTGGAAATACCAAGGTCATTGTGTCTGTATTCGGGCCAAGAGAGAGCAAAAAAGCAATGTTGTACAGTGATACAGGGCGTCTGAATTGCAATGTCAGCTATACAACATTTGCGACTCCGGTTCGCGGACAGGGTTCAGACCATAAAGAGTACAGTTCAATGCTTCATAAAGCTTTGGAGGGTGCAATAATATTGGAAAGTTTCCCCAAGACCACTGTGGATGTTTTTGCATTGGTACTGGAATCTAGTGGCAGCGATCTTCCAGTTATCATATCAGTTGCTAGTCTTGCCCTGGCAGATGCTGGAATACTGATGTATGACCTTGTTGCCGCAGTTTCTGTGTCATGTATCGGTAAGAGCCTTATCATTGATCCTATTTCGGAGGAGGAAAACTGCCAAGACGGAAGCTTAATGATTACTTGCATGCCTTCTCGCTATGAAATCACCCAACTGGCGGTTACCGGGGATTGGTCTGCCCTGAAAATTAACGAGGGCATGCAGCTGTGCTTGGATGCTTGTGCAAAGCTTGGAAAGATTATGAGGTCATGTTTGAAAGAATCTGCTTCTGATGCACAGGATGAGAGCTCTTAG
- the LOC131650232 gene encoding uncharacterized protein LOC131650232 yields the protein MPEWNKMLTENSFCKRKIYKKLLNNRQDVSWKKLFYNNEARPRAGFTLWMACLDRLATKSRLRKFGMLDNDRCVMCAESEDLNHLFFMCTKPRSIWQEILRWLHEDHVPSMWECELQWMVNRCKSKSWKSVLLKTAFAETIHACWLYRNSLIFKNEDKDSGTHRNIARDIIDRIVQRVWNKTSLRGKIVPFLL from the coding sequence ATGCCTGAATGGAATAAGATGCTGACTGAGAACAGTTTTTGCAAGAGGAAAATTTATAAGAAGCTTCTCAATAACAGACAAGATGTGTCGTGGAAAAAATTGTTCTACAATAATGAAGCAAGACCTAGGGCAGGTTTTACCTTATGGATGGCATGCCTCGACCGCCTTGCGACAAAAAGTAGACTCAGGAAGTTTGGTATGTTGGATAATGATAGATGTGTCATGTGTGCTGAAAGTGAAGATTTGAACCACCTTTTCTTTATGTGCACTAAACCCAGGAGCATTTGGCAAGAGATCTTGAGGTGGCTTCATGAAGATCATGTCCCTAGCATGTGGGAGTGTGAACTGCAGTGGATGGTGAACAGATGCAAGAGCAAAAGCTGGAAGTCTGTTCTTTTGAAGACTGCCTTTGCTGAGACAATCCATGCTTGCTGGTTGTATAGAAATAGCTTGATTTTTAAGAATGAGGATAAAGATAGTGGAACACATAGGAATATAGCAAGAGATATTATTGATAGAATAGTGCAAAGAGTTTGGAATAAAACAAGTCTTAGAGGGAAAATTGTTCCATTCCTTCTTTGA